AGCCTGGCCGCGGCCGGCATCTCAAGCGAAGTCTTCAGCGACCTGACCCGCGAGCCGGAGCCGGCCGAGGCCGACGCCGCCGCCGCCCAGGGCCGCGCCTGCGGGGCTCAGGCCGTGGTGGGCATCGGCGGAGGCAGCGCCCTGGACCTGGCCAAGGCCGCCGGGGTGCTCATCACCAATCCGGGTCAATGCACCGACTACGTGGGCCTGGACAAGGTGACCCAGCCCGGCCTGCCGGTAATCTGCCTGCCCACCACCGCGGGCACCGGCAGCGAGGTGACCTTCACCGCCGTGTTCACCCGGCGCTCGGACCAGTTCAAGGGCGGCATCAACGGCCGTCTGCTCTACCCCCACGCCGCCATCCTGGACCCCCTGCTCACCGTGAGCTGCCCGGCCTACGTCACCGCCATCACCGGCATGGACGCTCTGACCCACGCCATGGAGGCCTTCACCAGCCGCAAAGCCCACGCCCTGAGCGACCTCAACGCCCTGGCGGCCATCGAGCTGATAGGGCGGCATTTGCGCGCGGCCGTGGCCCACGGCGAGAACCTTCAGGCCCGCGAGGGCATGATGCTGGGCTCCCATCTGGCGGGCCTGGCCCTGGCCCAGGCCGGGGTGGGCGCGGTGCACGCCATGGCCTATCCCCTGGGCGCCTTCTATGACATCCCCCACGGCGAGGCCAACGCTCTCTTGCTGCCCTACGTGCTGCGCTTCAACCTCATGGCCTGCCCCGAGCGTTTCGCGGACATGGCCTACGCTCTGGCCGAGCTGCCCGACGATCTGAGCACCGCCGAGGCGGCGGCCGCTTGCATCGAGGAGGTGGCCGAGCTGGGCCTGGACGTGGGCATCCCCACCAGCCTGCGCCAGCTGGACATCCCCGAGGATTCGGTGCCCAAGATGGCCGAGAAGGCCATGACCGTGGCCGTGCCCATCGCCAACAACCCGCGCCAGGTCACTGCCCAGGACCTGGAGATCATCTACCGCGAGGCCTTCATCTAAACCCAGCAGCCTTTGAGGAGAATAAGCCATGCCCGGATTCGAGTGGCTCGGCAAGGAAGAAAGCGACGCGGTCGCCGAGGTTATGCAGCGGGGAGTGCTCTTCCGCTACGAGTTCGATGAGCAGCGCCAGGGCATCTACCTGGTCAAGCAATTTGAGGAGCAGATGGCCGCCTACACCGGCGCGGCGGCGGGCTGCGCGGTCAACAGCGGCACCGCCGCGGTCAAGGTGGGCCTGGCCGCCCTGGGCGTGGGCTACGGCGACGAGGTGATCACCCAGGGCTTCACCTTCGTGGCCACCTGGGAAGCCATCATGGACTGCGGGGCCAAGCCGGTGTTCTGCGAGGTCGACGAGACCCTGTGCATGGACCCCAAGGACCTGGAAAAGAAGATTACCGACAAGACCAAGTGCATCGTGCCGGTGCACATGATGGGGGCCCCGGCCCGCATCAAGGAGATCAAGGCCATTGCCGACGCCCACGGCATCGCGGTGATGGAAGACAGCGCCCAGGCCCTGGGCTGCACCCTCGACGGCCAGCACGTGGGCACCTTCGGGGACATGGGCTCCTTCAGCTTCGACGCGGTGAAGACCCTGACCACCGGCGAAGGCGGCATGGTCATCAGCAAGGACCCCAAGCTGGTGCTCAATGCCAGCGAGTACCAGGACCACGGCCACGACCACAAGCCTGTGGGCCGGGGCAACGAGGGCCGCCGCTTCATCGGCTTTAACTACCGCATGATGGAGCTGCAAGGCGCCCTGGGCCTGGCGCAGCTCAAGAAGCTGCCGGACATGGTGGAGACCATGCGGGCCAACAAGGCCGCCCTTAAAGAGGCGCTCAAGCGGGTACCCGGCGTCACCTTCCGCGAGGTGCTGGACGAGGCGGGCGACTCGGCCACCTTCATCGCCTGGTTCCACGAGACCCCGGAGCAGACGGCCAAGTTCGCGGAGCTCCTGGCCGAGCACGGCGCGCCGGCCATCCCCTGGGGGGCCAACACCTGGCACGCCTATCCCCACTGGGAGCACCTGCACGCCGGAGCCAGCCTGCCCAGCGGCGGGTGGCCCTTTGCCCGGCCCGACGGCCCGGCCGAGTACGATCCGGCCGCGCTGCCCCAGACCGAGGCCATCCTCTCCCGCTGCCTGAGCTGGCAGATCATGCTGGGCTGGGACGAGGCCAAGCTCAAGCAGATGACCGAGGCGATCAACAAGGCCGTGGCGGAATTTTAATAATGGCCCTGCACGTGATCATCCCGGCCCGTTACGGGTCCAGCCGCTTCCCGGGCAAGCCCCTGGTTTTGATCGCGGGCAAGCCCATGATCCAGCACGTGATGGAGCGGGCGGCCAAGGCCCAGGGCGTCCGGACCGTGGCCGCGGCCACGGACGACCGCCGGGTGGCTCAGGCGGTGGAGGCCTTCGGGGGCACGGTGCTCATGACCCCCGAGGCCTGCCGCAGCGGCTCGGACCGGGTGGCCGTGGCCGCCGACATGCTGGGCCTGGGGCCCGACGAGCTGGTGGCCAACGTGCAGGGCGACCAGCCCCTGCTGCCGCCCGAGGTGCTGGAGCAGTGCGCCGCGCCGCTCATGGCCGAGCCCGGCCTGGGCATGTCCACCCCGGTGGTGGCCATCAAGATCCCCGGCGAGATAAACGACACCAACCATGTGAAAACGGTAATGGGCGCCAATGGCGACGCCCTGTACTTCTCGCGCCTGGCAGTGCCCTTCCCGCGCGACGGCGAACAGATCACCTATTACAAGCACCTGGGGGTCTATATCTTCCGGCGCTCCTTCCTGGCCGAGTTCGCGGCCCTGCCCACCGGCCGTCTGGAACAGTACGAGAAGCTGGAGCAGCTCCGGGCCCTGGAATACGGCCACGCGGTACGCTGCGTGATAACCGACTACGACTCTCCCGAGGTTGACCGCCCGGCCGACGCCAAGCGGGTGGAGGCCATCCTGCAGCAGGCCGGGGAGGGCTGGTAGGCCGCCCTTGCCCCTGGGGGCGGGGCGGTGGCAGACTAGCTGGAATGTTAACCTTCCTCGCCATCAAGAACTTCGCGCTCATTTCCAGCCTGGCCATGGAGCCGGGCCCGGGCCTCACCGTGCTCAGCGGCGAGACCGGAGCCGGCAAGTCCATCATTCTGGCCGCGGTTAACATGCTCATAGGCCAGCGGGCCGACTCGGAGCTGATTCGCTCCGGAGCGGACCAGGCCGTGTTAGAGGCCCAGTTCGAGCTGGAGCCGGCCAGCGACCCGGCCCGCCGCCTGCACGACGAGGGCATGGAAGGCGACCAGGGCGAGCTGGTGGTGCGCCGCTTGGTGAACCGCGAGGGGCGCAACCGGGTGCAGGTAAACGGCAACCTGGCCACCCTGGGCCTGCTGGCCGATTTGGGCCCCGAGTTGGTGAGCATCGTGGGGCAGCACGCCTCGCAGGCGCTCTTGAGGCCCGAGGAGCAGCTCTGGCTGCTGGACGCCTTCGGCGGCCTGGAGGACCAGGTGGCCGAGGTAGGCAAGGCCGTGGCCGGGGTGCGCGAGATCGACAAGGAAGTGACTCGCCAGGAAGAGGCCCTGGCCCGGCGCGAGGAACGGCGCGAGGAGCTGGCCAGCCTGGTGGCCGAGCTGGAGGCGGCTGGGCTCAACCCCGAGGAGGAGGCCGAGCTAAAGGCCGAGCGCCAACTCCTGGCCAACTCCGAAGAAGTGGCCACCCTGGCCACGCAGGCCCACCAGGGGCTCTACGCGGCCGACGGCTCGGCCATGGAGGTCCTGGACCGGCTGCGCGGCCTGGTGGATGATTTGGCCCGCCTGGACCCCCGGGTTACTCAGGCCTCCGAGCGCCTGAACGAGGCCTTCTACCTGGTGGAGGACGTGGCCCATCAGGTACGCGACTACGAGGCCGGCCTGTCGTTCGATCCTCACCGCCTGGATTGGGTGGAGCAGCGGCTGCACGAGATCCGGCGCATCACCCGCCGCCACGGCGGCAACGCGGCCGGGGCCCTGGAGGTGCTGGCCGCCGCGCAAGACGAGCTGGCCGGCCTGGACAGCGGCGAGGAAAAGTTGAACCAATTGCGGGCCCGCCGCGAGGAGGCCCTGGGCGCGGCAACCGATCTGGCGCTCGAGCTGGGCAAGGCCCGGCGCGAGGCTGCTAAGCGCCTGAGCGCGGCGGCCGAGGCCGAGCTGGCCGAGCTGGGCCTGGAGGCTTGCCGTATGCGCCTGGACTTCGCGCCCCCGGCCGGGGGCATGGACACGCCCCAGGGGCCGCTGAGCAGCCGGGGCCTGGAGGCGGCGGAGATCATGATCGCGCCCAACCCGGGCGAGGGCTTCCGGCCGCTGAGGCGCATCGCCTCGGGCGGCGAGCTTTCGCGCATGCTCCTGGCCCTGCGCACCCTGGTGGCCCGCCGCCACAGCGCACCTACCCTGATCTTCGACGAGGTGGACGCCGGCATCGGCGGGGCCACCGGCGCGGCGGTGGGCAAGAAGCTGGCCCGCCTGGCCACCCGGGGCCAGGTAATCTGCATCACCCACCTTCCCCAGATCGCGGCCTGGGCCGACGTGCATTACGCGGTGGAGAAAAAGGTGGAGGACGGGCGCACCGCCACCCGCCTGGCCCGCCTGGACGAAGACGGCCGCGAACAAGAGCTGGGCCGCATGTTGGCGGGCATCGGCACCGGCGAGGCGGCCCGCAGCCACGCGGCCCAGATGCTGGCCGCCGCCCGCCAGGCCAAGCAAGAGCTCTAGTTCATCCCCCCAAAAATGCAAGGACGGCGCGGGGCCATCCCCACGCCGTCCGTGTTTTTTTGCTCAGGCCGAATCTAGCGGGTGCGCAGCACCTGGCCAGGCTGGAAGGAGAACTTGCTCTGGGGCGCGTCTTTTTCGCCTTCCTTCTTCTCCTGTTTGGGAATCACCGGCACGGCCCAAGCGGTGCGCGACTCGAACTCCACCAGCTTGAGGCGGCCCACCGGCGGGCCGGGCAAATAGATCATGCGGCCGCTGCCGGACTTGATGCGCTGCCCCTGGGAGTAGACCACCAGCTCGGCGCCCATGGCCAGGCCGGTGTCGCGCCCCACGGTCACCTTGACGCGGCGCTTGTCCACCGCCAGGATGAAGCCCACCCAGGCCTGGGCCGAAACCTTGTCGCTCACCCAATCGAGAGCGGGCTCCACCAGCTCGGCTTGCAGGATGTTGACCACCTTGGCCGGGAAGGGCTTGCCCAGGCGGATGTTGGAAGCACCGGTCTCGGTGAGCTTGACCCTGCTGGCGATGGAGGTCTCGCCCAGGAGCACTCCGGTGGCCACGTCGATGAGCTTCAGGTCCAGCTCCATCAGGCCGAAGGGCTCGTTCTCCCGGAAGCCGTAGATGCCGGTCTTGTCGTACTGCACCGAGAGGTTGACTATGGCCCCGCTGAGCACCGTGTTGAGGCCCAGGCCGCGGGCCGCGTCCACGATGCGGTCCTCGCTGTTGCTGATCTTGGGGTTTACCTTGGCCAGGGAGGAGCGCAGCTCGCTGAACTCCACCAGCACCACGCCGCCCTGTTTTTCCAGGCGCTGGCTGATGGCCTTGCCCACCGCCTTGGCGCGGTCTTCCATGCCGGGCAGACGGCTGAGGAAGGGAGCCACCACCACCCGCTTGCGCAGGTTGGTGTCCTGGCTGTCCATGAGGTCGTGCCAATAGTCGGTCACCGTGTTGGTGATGCCGCAGCCCACCAGGGACACCAGCGCCAGGGCGATTATGGTCAGCGGCAACCAGCGCCGCGAAGTTTTAGACTGAGGGTGCATGTTTTCACTCCCGTTGCGAACCAAATATCTCGGCATTATCGCCGCCAGGGGGGCGCTTGTAAACACCCTGGCGGCAGGGGCGGGGCTCATCGCCGGATTTCGAAGCCCCTGAGTTCGGGGTCCGAGTCGTACCAGGAGACGTCGACCTCGCGTACCTCGGCCCCGGAAGGGCCCTGATGACACCAGGCCAAAGCCTGCTCCACTTTTGGGCGCGGTCCCTGGAACACCGCCTCCACCTTGCGCAGGGGCAGGTTGCGCACGTAGCCGCTCAGGCCCAGCAAATCGGCCTCGCGCTTGGTGGAGGCCCGGAACCAGACCCCCTGCACCCGCCCCTTGATCAGGGCCACGGCTCTCACCATCTCCATGCCTCATCCCCTCCGGTCGAACAGCGGGCCGGGCGATTCTCCGGGCGCGGCGGCTTTGGCCTCGGCCACCAGCCCCAGGAAGTCATCCTGGCCGACCATCTTTACATTCAACTTTTGCGCCTTGTCGGCCTTGGAACCGGGCCCCTCGCCCACCACCACCAGGAAGGTGCTCTTGCTCACGCTGGAGCTTACCTTGCCCCCCAGGTCGCGCACCATGGCCGAGGCCTCCTCGCGGGTCAGGCCCTCCAGCGCGCCGGTGAACACCACGCTCTTGCCGCTCCAGGGCAGCTCCTCGGCCTGGCCCGCGCCCTCCACGGGAGTAGGCTGCACCTCGGCGGCTAAATCTAGAGCCACCTTTTTGGTCTCTGGTTGAGTAAAGAAGTCGGCGATGGACTCTTTCAGTGTTTCGCCGATATATGGAATGTTTTTCTTTGGGCCTAAAGCTAAACCTTTAATTTTATCCTTTTGCATATGCTCATTAGCCGCCTCTGCGATTACTTGTAAAGAGTTATGCGTATCTAGTAATTTAATGGCAGTCTTCCTTTGTATACCTTTTATTTTGATAAGTGTAGATATAGCCGCATTCTCAGTAATATTATGATTGGCTAATAACAAACGTGCATTTGGTTTTGAAAAAAACGCAATTACATTTTTTACATAGTCCTCTGATAGTCCCGGCAGCTTCGCAAGCTTTCTCTTTTCATGTTCTTCTTCTGCGGCAGCCATGATAGTTTTGAGGTCCCCCAGGTGTTCGGCTAGGGAACGAGCCGATATGTCTCCTAAGTTGGGAATGCCAAGGCTGAATATGAATCTGTCTAGTTTGGCTCCTCTAGTATTCTCAATCGCCGCAATTAAATTGTTGGTACTTAACTCACCCCATCCTCCCAACTTAAATATTTCGCCTTTGTGTTCTTTAAGATGATAGATAGAAACCAGGTCTGTAAGTAATCCACGTTCTCTAAAATCGATGATTGTTTTTTTACCCAACCCTTCAATGTCCATTGCGCCACGACTAGCGTAGTGTTGAATAGCCCTCTCGATCTGCGCAGGGCAAGCCAAATGATTAGCGCAGTAATGGTTTGCTCCGGGAACGAGCTCGCTATTTTCTTCAACCAGAGGGCGCACCACCTCCCCGTCGCAAACAGGACAATTTGTCGGAGGCAAAATTGGATTGCCCCTCGGCTCTCCTTTTTTAACAACCTCTACAACTTTCGGTATCACATCACCGGCGCGTTCAATCCGCACCGTGTCTCCGATACGAAAATCTTTTTCCTGAACTAATATAAAGTTGTGCAGCGTGGCCCGGCTCACCGTGACCCCGCCCACGTCCACGGGCATCAAGAGCGCCACCGGGGTCAGCTTGCCGGTGCGCCCCACTTGCACCGCGATGTCCTTGACCACGGTCTCTTCCTGGCGGGGCGGGAACTTCCAGGCCACGGCCCAGCGCGGGGTGCGCGAGCGCGCGCCCATGACCTCGCGCAGGGCCAATTCGTCCACCTTGAGCACCACCCCGTCGATCTCAAAGGGTAGCTCGTCGCGGTTTTCTTCGTAATAGGCGTGGAACTCCTGAATGAACTTCTCGCCCTTGCCCGCCTGCTGGTGGTCCCAATCCACGGGGAAGCCCCAGTCGCTCAAGAGCTTTAAGGCCGCGTGGTCGCTGGCCAGTCCCAGCTCGTCGGCATTGCACAGCTCAAAGGGGAAGAACCTCAGAGGCCGCTCGCTGGTTACGTTGGGGTCGAGCTGCCGGAGGCTGCCGGCCGCGGCGTTGCGCGGGTTGGCGAAGCCGTCGCCGCCGCGCTCCACCAGCTTGCGGTTGAGCTCTACGAAGCCCTCGCGGTGCATGTACACCTCGCCGCGCACCACCACCACCTCGGGCGCGCCGGGCAGATGCTGGGGGATGTCTTTTAGGGTGCGCAGGTTGGGGGTGATCTCCTCGCCCACCGTGCCGTCGCCCCTGGTGGAGCCCACGCTCAGCAGGCCCGACCGGTAGACCAACTCCACGGACAGGCCGTCGATCTTGGGCTGGGCCAGCATGGGAGGCTCGGGCCTCCCCATCTGCTCCAGGCGCTTGAACAGGTCCTGGACCACCGTGAACTCCACCTTGGACTCCAGGCTGAGCATGGGGCGGTAGTGGGTCACCGGCGCGAAGCTGGAGTGCAGGGGCGCGCCCACGGTCTTGGTGGGCGAGTCGGAGGCGGCCAGGACGGGGTAGCGCTCCTCCAGCTCTTGGAGCTCGGCCAACATGCGGTCGTATTCCGCGTCGGCCGTGTCGCTGGCGCCCACGTTGTAATACAGGTGGTTGAGGCGGCGCAGCTCCTTGGAGAGCGTGGCCACCCGTTCGGCGGCTTGTGCTTGGGTCTCGGCCATGGGTTGATTTAAACCTTATAAGGGCGCGGCGCGCAAGGGGGCGCTCACGACTGGGCGCAACGGTTGCCTCCGTCGCGCTTGGCCCGGTACATGGCCGCGTCGGCCCGGCTCATGAGCTGCTCCGGCGAGTCGCCGGGCTGCAACTGGGCGGTGCCCGCGCTCAGGCTGGTCCACACCGTGGCTTCTCCGCCGGGCTGGAAGGGGTGGTCGTGGAAGCCGGTGCGCACCCGCTCGGCGGCCAACAGGGCCTGGGCCGGCTCGGTGCCGGGCATGATCACCACGAACTCGTCGCCGCCGTAGCGGCAGGGGAAGTCGCCCGCCCGGATGCGCTCCAGCATGATGCGGGCCAGGATGCGCAGCACCTTGTCGCCCTCGGTGTGGCCGTGGGCGTCGTTGTAGCCCTTGAAGTCATCCACGTCCACCACCAGCAGGGACAGGGGCTGGCCGGTGCGCGTGGCGTGGTCCATCTCGCCCTTCAGGCGGCTGTCGAAAAAGCGCTTGTTGTACAGGCCGGTGAGCTCGTCGGTCATGCTCATGTGCTGGAAGCGGCGCTCGCGGCGGGCGGCCTCCTCGCCCCGGTGGCGCAGGTTGCGCACCCGCTCGGCCAGGGCCAGGGACAACAGCACCGCCTCCACCGCCGTGGCCAGGGGCATGGTGTAGGTGGAGCTGAGCGCCTGGGGCAGGTAGCCCAGGCCCTTCACCGCCAGCTGGAAGGTGGCCAGCATGAGGATGGACCAGGCCAAGAGGAAAAAGCGCGCCGGCCAATAGCCCCGCCGCCAGGCCAGCACCGCCGCCCACAGGGCGAACACCGGTCCGGTGAGGCCCAGCAGGTGGGTCAGCGCCGTGGCCCAGAACAGGGAGCCGGACAGGGTCATGGCGATGACGATGATCCCCCCGGCGATGATGGCCAGGAACACCTTGTCCAGGCGGGGGGAGTACTGCTTGGTGCGCAGGAAGGAGCGGGTGAACAGGGCCGCGAAGATGGTGAGCAGGCCGCTGGCCACCCAAATCCCGGTTTGCCCCGAACAGACGTTACCGGCCAGCCACATATCCCAGTGGCCGTAGAGGCAGGCTTCGAAGGCCAGCATGGAGAGCACGTAAAGCACGTAGAACAAATAGACCGGGTCGCGCAGGGCCAAGAAGAAGAAGAAGTTGGTCAGGAGCATGGCCGCCAGCACCCCGTAGATCACCCCGAAGAAGATGTTGTCCTTGTTCAGGTGGCTGCTCAGCCCCCTTTCGGACCACAGGTAGGGACGCACGATGATGCTGCCCGAGTTGGTCAGGCGAAGATAGAAATCCTCCTGGGGGGGCGCTCCGCCGTGGATGGGGATGAGAAAGGTGCGGTAGGGCAGGGGGCGGCCGCCCGAGGGATGGGACGCGCCGGCCTCCACCTTGCGGTAGAGCGTCTGGCCGTCTGGCCCGGTGCCGGGCTGGGGCATGAAGGCGTCGACCTGCTTCAGCTGGGCGCTGTCCAGCTCTAAATAGTAGCTGCGGTCCTTTTCCAGGCCGCTGAGCCGAAAGCGCAGCCACACCGCCGCGCTGGTGATTCCCAACCGGAGGGTGGGGGAGTCGTTGGCCGGCATGAAGCGGCCCGACCAGGGCGGACGCCGCACCTGATCCAGGGTGAGGGCCCGGGTGTGGTCTTCCAGAACCTCCATGTAGGGAGCCAGCAGATAGGAATCCTGGCCCGGGTGCACCACCAGGGGGCTGTTCGCCTGGGACGGGCGCGGGGCCAGGGCCAGGCCGCACAGGAGCGCCAGCAGAAGCAACCAGGCTAGGAATTTCGGCTTACACCACATGCACGCGCCCCACCCAACGCCAAGAGCCGCGCCTGGCAAGGCGCGGGGTATCTCGTAATAATAACGATTGTCTTAGGCCGAGGGCAACAAAGCCGCTTCGCCAAAATGATTGCGGGCCGCGGCCAAGAGCCCGAAACAGCCGGAAAGCATCACGTCGCCGTGGGGCACCGCCGTGGCCCAGCCCAGGCCCTGGGCCAGGCGGCGCTGGGGGCCGGTGATCACCGGCTGGCCGGGCAGGCTTTGGGGCGCGTCGGCCAGGCGGGCCATGCCGTGGCCCTGGGTGGCGAAGACCTCCTCGTCGCCCAGCTCGCCCCGGATGAAGCGCTCCACCTGGTCGGATAGGCGCATGGTGTCCAGGCAGCCGGTGTGGTGCTCGTAGATGCCCAACACCCGCTGCCCTTGCACCAAGAAAGCCACGGTGTGCATGTTGCCCAAATTGACGATGCACACCCCTTCGCTCGCCGCGCGCGCCGCCACGGCCGGGTCTTGCAGGGCGCCCCAGGCCGCCGCCGCGGCGGTGTCCATGAGCAGGCAGCCCGGAGCCTGGCGCGAGAGCGCTTCCAGCCGGGTCATGTCCGGGGGCGGCGTCTGGCTGATCAGACCGGCCAGGAGCCCGCCGCCCTCCAAAAAGCGCCGCCACATGTTGAAGCGGAACTTGCGGTTGGAATACCCGGGGCTGTAGCCGTGGTCGCACACCGCCAGGGCCAACTGGCGGGGCAGCTCCACCTCGAAGCGGGCGCAGGCCTCGGCCAGCTCGGCCAGGTTCAGGTCTCCCAGGGATACGGCCAAGGCGCCGGGTGGAGCGTCCTCGACCGCCTGGATACCCATGGCCGCCACCTTGGCCGGGTCGTCGGAAAAGGTGGCCCCGGCCCGGGCGGTGGCGTAGACCTTTAGCCCGGCGGCCAGGTGGGCGTCCACCGCCTTGTGGATGGCCCCGCCGCCCATGAGTTCGCCGCGCAGGAACACGTCGCGGTTCTGGGCCGTGGCCCGGCGCACCCGCGCGGCGGCCACCTGGGTGGGCGCGGGCAAGACCAGCTTCACCGCGTTTTCCAGGTTTTGCTCGGCCCGCCAGAGCAGGATGTCCTGGGTGCCGCCCCCGATGTCTATGGCCAGGAGTTCATTTAGTGACATACCTTGTATATACCGTGGGAATGGGGGAAAGCCAAACGACATCGTCCGGGCCCAGGTGGCGATTGAATCCCAGCGGGCGGGGGTGGTATTATCGGGCCAGCCTTGATTAAGAGCTTGGAAAAACTTGGCACTTCGGTTGACGGAACCAGGGTGGTGCCCTATAATCGCTACTTTGCCCGGCCCGGCTAAGGCCGGAGGTGATTTAGTGCGCGCATTTCGCGGTTGACGTGGTGGAACGGTAGATATGTTCGACAACCTCAGCGACCGGCTGGCAACGACCTTCAAGGCCCTCAAGGGTCATGGCAAGCTCTCGGAAAAGAACATTTCCGAGGCCTTGCGCGAGGTGCGCCTGGCCCTGCTGGAAGCCGACGTCAACTACAAGGTGGCCAAGAACTTCATCGCCTCCATCAAGGAGCGGGCGGTGGGCCAGGAGGTGATGAAGAGCCTCACCCCGGCCCAGCAGGTGATCAAGATCGTCCAGGACGAGCTGACCGCCCTCATGGGCGGGGAGGCCGAGCCCCTGGACCTGGGCGGCAAGGCCCCGCACGTGTTCATGATGGTGGGCCTGCAAGGCTCTGGCAAGACCACCACCAGCGGCAAGCTGGCCCTCATGCTGCGCAAGATGGGCCGCCAGCCGTACCTGGTGCCGGCCGACACCCAGCGCCCGGCGGCCATCCAGCAGCTCAAGAAGCTGGGGGCCCAGATCGACGTGCCGGTGTTCGACAGCGACCCGGCCCAGGACCCGGTGGACATCTGCCTGCAATCGCTTTCGGGAGCCTCGCGGGCGGGCTGCGACGTGATCATCCTGGACACCGCCGGCCGCCTGCACGTGGACGAAGAGCTCATGGCCCAGCTGGAGCGCATCCAGGGCAAGCTCAAGCCCCAGGAGGTGCTCCTGGTGGCCGACGCCATGACCGGCCAGGACGCGGTGAACGTGGCCGAGTCCTTCCACCAGAAGCTGGGCCTCAGCGGCGTGGTGCTCACCAAGGTGGAGGGCGACGCCCGGGGCGGCGCGGCCCTGAGCATCCGGGCGGTGACCGGGGTGCCAATCAAGCTGGTGGGCGTGGGCGAGAAACTAGACGCCATCGAGGCCTTCCACCCGGACCGGCTGGCCGGGCGCATCCTGG
This region of Desulfarculaceae bacterium genomic DNA includes:
- a CDS encoding DUF1786 domain-containing protein, with protein sequence MSLNELLAIDIGGGTQDILLWRAEQNLENAVKLVLPAPTQVAAARVRRATAQNRDVFLRGELMGGGAIHKAVDAHLAAGLKVYATARAGATFSDDPAKVAAMGIQAVEDAPPGALAVSLGDLNLAELAEACARFEVELPRQLALAVCDHGYSPGYSNRKFRFNMWRRFLEGGGLLAGLISQTPPPDMTRLEALSRQAPGCLLMDTAAAAAWGALQDPAVAARAASEGVCIVNLGNMHTVAFLVQGQRVLGIYEHHTGCLDTMRLSDQVERFIRGELGDEEVFATQGHGMARLADAPQSLPGQPVITGPQRRLAQGLGWATAVPHGDVMLSGCFGLLAAARNHFGEAALLPSA
- the ffh gene encoding signal recognition particle protein; translation: MFDNLSDRLATTFKALKGHGKLSEKNISEALREVRLALLEADVNYKVAKNFIASIKERAVGQEVMKSLTPAQQVIKIVQDELTALMGGEAEPLDLGGKAPHVFMMVGLQGSGKTTTSGKLALMLRKMGRQPYLVPADTQRPAAIQQLKKLGAQIDVPVFDSDPAQDPVDICLQSLSGASRAGCDVIILDTAGRLHVDEELMAQLERIQGKLKPQEVLLVADAMTGQDAVNVAESFHQKLGLSGVVLTKVEGDARGGAALSIRAVTGVPIKLVGVGEKLDAIEAFHPDRLAGRILGMGDVLTLVEKAGEAFEAEQAEALAKKMATDNFTLEDFAEQLQQLKKMGSLDGLLSMLPGAGKLKGLKNLQPDEKELVRTEAIIKSMTPGERTNHQIINSSRRKRIAKGSGTTVSEVNRLLKNFAQARKMMKGMAKMGGKRKQLARMLGSMQ